A single genomic interval of Pelorhabdus rhamnosifermentans harbors:
- a CDS encoding ABC transporter substrate-binding protein has product YRLEFNLANPYFAKPEVRRAVAHAVDRDAINRIVFYGWTQSAPAAISPALKQFHNPGIPRYEFAPKKAEALLDAAGLPRG; this is encoded by the coding sequence TACCGGCTCGAGTTCAACCTCGCCAACCCCTACTTCGCCAAGCCGGAGGTCCGGCGTGCCGTCGCGCACGCGGTGGACCGCGACGCGATCAACCGCATCGTTTTCTACGGATGGACACAGAGCGCACCAGCCGCGATCAGCCCGGCGCTGAAGCAATTCCACAATCCCGGGATTCCGCGCTACGAATTCGCGCCGAAGAAGGCCGAAGCGTTGCTCGATGCCGCAGGCTTGCCGCGCGGGC